From a region of the Marinomonas mediterranea MMB-1 genome:
- the ispC gene encoding 1-deoxy-D-xylulose-5-phosphate reductoisomerase gives MKQKICLLGATGSIGKSTLDVIALNSAQFELESVAANQNVERMAEICKQFRPSRAVMGSIEARDRLAELCPELSTSFEYGSDAMESIASDPNSHQVMAAIMGFAGLKPTLAAIRAGKRVLLANKESLVTAGKLFMDEVKSNSVTLMPIDSEHNAIFQSLPHNSQYAHKSGVDRLMLTASGGPFRTWSKQEMASVTPEQACKHPNWSMGRKISVDSASLMNKGLELIEACWLFDVTPDDIDVVVHPESVIHSLVSYIDGSVICQMGNPDMKIPVAYGMTWPNRAATGVKPLNLFEVSQLNFEKPDLNRFPNLRLASEAWFSGGSAMATLNAANEVAVDAFLNNKIRFLQISELNQEVLERSEVIAVNNLDVVFDADKKARAMANKIVGSWSMK, from the coding sequence GTGAAACAAAAAATTTGTCTACTTGGTGCCACAGGCTCTATTGGTAAAAGTACGCTTGACGTAATTGCTCTGAATTCTGCCCAATTTGAGTTAGAGAGTGTTGCAGCAAATCAAAACGTTGAAAGAATGGCGGAGATTTGCAAGCAGTTTCGTCCATCAAGAGCTGTGATGGGGTCCATTGAAGCACGGGATCGTCTTGCTGAGCTGTGTCCTGAGCTTTCCACGTCTTTTGAATATGGATCGGATGCAATGGAAAGTATTGCATCCGATCCTAATAGCCATCAAGTTATGGCTGCCATCATGGGCTTTGCTGGATTAAAACCTACGCTTGCGGCAATAAGAGCAGGTAAGCGGGTTTTATTAGCAAACAAGGAATCACTAGTGACTGCCGGTAAGCTTTTCATGGATGAGGTGAAAAGTAACTCGGTGACTCTTATGCCCATTGATAGTGAGCACAATGCTATTTTTCAAAGTTTGCCTCACAATAGTCAGTATGCACATAAATCGGGTGTCGACCGCTTGATGTTAACTGCGTCAGGTGGGCCTTTTAGAACTTGGTCTAAACAAGAGATGGCTTCGGTCACACCGGAACAGGCTTGTAAGCACCCAAATTGGTCAATGGGGCGAAAAATTTCTGTTGATTCCGCGTCATTGATGAATAAAGGGTTGGAGCTAATTGAAGCGTGTTGGTTGTTTGACGTTACTCCAGATGATATTGATGTTGTTGTTCACCCTGAAAGTGTCATTCACTCTCTCGTTTCTTACATAGATGGCTCGGTTATTTGCCAGATGGGTAATCCCGATATGAAGATTCCGGTTGCCTATGGAATGACGTGGCCAAATCGTGCGGCAACAGGGGTAAAACCTCTTAATTTATTTGAAGTGTCTCAACTGAACTTTGAAAAGCCGGATCTTAATCGTTTTCCTAATCTTAGGCTCGCTTCTGAAGCATGGTTTTCAGGAGGAAGTGCGATGGCGACACTAAATGCGGCCAATGAGGTTGCAGTTGATGCTTTCTTAAACAATAAGATTCGTTTTTTGCAAATTTCAGAATTAAATCAAGAAGTCTTGGAACGCTCCGAAGTAATCGCGGTCAATAATTTGGATGTTGTATTTGATGCTGACAAAAAAGCTCGGGCAATGGCCAATAAGATTGTTGGTTCATGGAGTATGAAATGA
- the rseP gene encoding RIP metalloprotease RseP, whose product MIQSILSILIALGVLITFHEFGHYWVARRCGVKVLRFSVGFGKPIYTYYGKTGTEYTLALIPLGGYVKMLDSREGEIPEALKSQAFNYKTVWQRIAIVAAGPVANFILAVFLYAVVGMLGVQHLAPKMGSIQENSPAAQTSMSKHDEIVQIDGRSVESWEDINFVLADLIGKSGQFQIRYIPDGSNVPEATSFTLDRWLANKEPNNLIEEFGVTPWVPAIAPIIDQVFDGGAAMSAGFMHGDTVHSINGELVSDWRSFVRWVQSNPNRPLEVEVERGANIFSLTLVPEEKEVNGKRVGIAGISVKSVEYDPSLIRETKYGFFSSFAYGLQQTWTMVSLTVSSIGKMLQGLISIDNLSGPITIAKVASASADSGLQSFLKFMAYLSVSLGVLNLLPIPMLDGGHLLFFSIEALRKKPVSERVQGFAYRIGASLLFALMAVAMFNDLARL is encoded by the coding sequence ATGATACAAAGCATTCTTTCTATCTTGATCGCGTTAGGCGTTCTGATAACGTTTCATGAGTTTGGGCATTATTGGGTCGCTAGACGTTGCGGCGTAAAGGTTTTGCGCTTTTCTGTCGGTTTTGGGAAGCCAATTTACACCTATTACGGTAAAACAGGGACGGAATATACTTTAGCTCTTATACCGTTAGGTGGCTATGTCAAAATGCTTGATAGCCGAGAAGGGGAAATACCTGAGGCATTAAAATCTCAGGCGTTTAATTATAAAACCGTCTGGCAACGTATCGCTATTGTTGCAGCGGGCCCTGTCGCTAATTTTATATTAGCCGTGTTTCTCTATGCTGTTGTAGGGATGCTTGGTGTTCAGCATTTAGCGCCTAAAATGGGAAGCATCCAAGAGAACAGTCCTGCCGCACAAACGTCAATGAGTAAGCATGATGAAATTGTTCAGATCGATGGCCGATCGGTCGAATCATGGGAAGATATCAACTTTGTGCTCGCCGACCTTATCGGAAAAAGTGGTCAATTTCAGATTCGTTATATTCCTGATGGATCTAATGTGCCTGAGGCTACATCATTTACGTTAGATCGATGGTTGGCTAATAAAGAGCCGAACAACTTGATTGAAGAGTTTGGTGTGACGCCATGGGTGCCGGCGATCGCACCTATTATTGATCAAGTGTTTGACGGTGGCGCGGCTATGTCTGCTGGATTTATGCATGGCGATACTGTGCATTCTATAAATGGCGAATTAGTGTCTGATTGGCGCTCATTTGTTAGGTGGGTGCAAAGCAACCCAAATCGTCCTTTGGAGGTTGAGGTCGAAAGAGGTGCAAATATCTTTTCTTTGACGCTTGTGCCCGAAGAAAAAGAGGTAAATGGAAAGCGAGTCGGAATTGCTGGTATTTCGGTTAAATCTGTTGAATATGACCCTAGTTTAATTCGAGAGACTAAGTATGGTTTCTTTTCATCGTTTGCTTATGGTCTTCAGCAAACTTGGACCATGGTTAGTTTGACCGTTTCATCTATTGGTAAAATGCTGCAAGGGTTGATCTCGATCGATAATCTATCGGGGCCTATTACAATTGCAAAAGTAGCGAGTGCATCTGCAGACTCTGGTTTGCAGTCATTTTTGAAGTTTATGGCTTATCTTAGTGTTAGTTTGGGAGTGCTAAATCTACTTCCGATTCCGATGCTTGATGGCGGCCATTTATTATTTTTTAGTATCGAGGCTCTTCGTAAGAAACCTGTGTCTGAGCGAGTGCAGGGTTTTGCGTACCGAATCGGCGCGTCATTGTTATTTGCTTTGATGGCGGTTGCCATGTTTAACGATTTAGCTCGCCTTTGA
- the bamA gene encoding outer membrane protein assembly factor BamA, producing the protein MRIVFAVVMAVFVSHSFAKSIADVRIDGLLLMQPSKAFDIIGFEQGQQYDSDNVYSAINALFGSGYFSDIQVYEEDDVLIFDVKERPAIGELTIDGNDLIPTEELEKGLKFSGLEVGETYKPDTINQIEQELQRQYFAQGRYSADVDIDVSPLPRNRVAVAINIEEGETAKIVHVNIVGNESYTDEELTKNFLSEETGYFNPFSSADEYSKPKLQGDLETLKSFYLDRGYLDYNLVSSQVSVSPEKRDVYIAVNVDEGQPYKIGELSLSGALPIDESRVWKHITHSTGDVFSRSEITRIIEAISTELGDEGYLFTNVNIIPTKHDDLTVDLAYQISPGPKVYVRRINFKGNSETRDEVLRREMTQFEGALATHSKIEDSKRAIQRLGFFGNVDLQTQRVPGTSDQVDLVVSVEEQPSGSIQASVGYSQTNGTVLGFGVSKRNFLGTGNKLSFNASRTNQTQNYVLSYDNPYFTVDGISRGYSVFYKISDHDEDDVEDYDLDEVGASVSFGYPISDTQRLAFGATIKETGIDLGSNPSNETQDYIQKYGNTFNDVIANITWTDSDLVGGLLPVEGYSTKAAFDIATPVGDQSYYKIALNSQRYWGLSDSNLYLFRLKGRVGYGAGYGDTDQLPFFENYFAGGARTVRGFSSSSLGPQNSYDDDTDPSAIGGNILLAGTAEYIFPMPMVEDHKSVRTSLFIDAGNVFTDYCYSGNTTCEEGVDMSEIRFSFGFNWTWITPIAPLSFNLAKALNSKTGDSTDFFQFQLGTTF; encoded by the coding sequence GTGAGAATTGTTTTTGCTGTTGTAATGGCAGTGTTTGTTAGCCATAGTTTTGCAAAAAGTATTGCGGATGTTCGTATCGATGGTTTGCTGCTTATGCAGCCTTCAAAGGCGTTCGACATTATAGGGTTTGAGCAAGGTCAGCAATACGACTCTGATAATGTGTACAGTGCAATTAATGCTTTATTTGGAAGCGGTTATTTTAGTGATATACAAGTTTACGAGGAAGATGATGTCCTTATTTTCGATGTTAAAGAACGCCCAGCGATAGGTGAATTAACGATCGATGGTAATGACTTGATCCCAACAGAAGAGCTAGAAAAGGGGTTGAAGTTTTCTGGCTTAGAAGTGGGCGAGACGTATAAACCTGATACTATTAATCAGATAGAACAAGAGCTCCAGCGCCAATACTTTGCTCAAGGGCGTTACAGTGCTGATGTTGATATCGATGTTAGCCCTTTACCTCGTAATCGTGTTGCCGTTGCAATTAATATTGAAGAAGGCGAAACAGCCAAAATTGTTCATGTAAACATCGTTGGCAACGAATCTTACACAGATGAGGAGCTGACAAAAAACTTTTTGTCTGAAGAGACGGGCTATTTTAACCCTTTTAGTTCGGCTGATGAGTACTCAAAGCCCAAACTACAGGGGGATCTCGAAACGTTGAAGAGTTTCTATTTGGATCGAGGTTATTTAGATTATAACTTGGTTTCCAGTCAAGTGAGTGTTTCTCCAGAAAAGAGAGATGTATATATCGCCGTTAATGTCGATGAAGGGCAACCCTATAAAATTGGCGAGCTGAGCTTGAGTGGGGCGCTGCCAATCGACGAATCCCGAGTTTGGAAACACATTACTCATAGTACGGGAGATGTTTTCTCTCGCTCAGAAATTACGCGAATTATTGAAGCGATCTCGACTGAGCTTGGTGATGAAGGATATCTGTTTACAAACGTTAATATTATACCGACTAAGCATGATGACCTAACTGTTGATTTGGCTTATCAGATATCTCCTGGACCTAAAGTCTATGTCCGTCGAATAAACTTTAAAGGTAACAGTGAGACGCGTGATGAGGTATTGCGCCGCGAAATGACGCAATTTGAAGGTGCACTGGCAACGCATTCGAAAATTGAAGATTCTAAGCGTGCTATTCAGCGTTTGGGATTTTTTGGCAATGTTGATCTTCAAACGCAACGGGTTCCCGGAACATCAGATCAGGTTGATTTGGTTGTGTCAGTAGAAGAACAGCCATCGGGTAGCATACAAGCTAGTGTCGGTTACTCTCAAACAAATGGCACAGTACTAGGATTTGGCGTATCGAAGCGAAACTTCTTAGGTACAGGTAATAAGCTGTCTTTTAACGCAAGTCGCACTAACCAGACTCAAAACTATGTATTATCGTATGATAATCCTTATTTTACAGTCGATGGCATTAGTCGCGGTTACTCTGTGTTTTATAAAATCAGTGATCATGACGAAGATGATGTCGAAGATTATGATCTTGATGAGGTCGGAGCGAGTGTGTCGTTCGGTTACCCGATATCAGATACTCAACGTTTAGCATTTGGTGCGACGATCAAAGAAACAGGGATTGATTTAGGCTCTAACCCTTCCAACGAAACTCAGGACTATATCCAGAAATATGGCAATACCTTTAACGATGTCATTGCTAATATTACGTGGACGGATAGTGATCTAGTTGGTGGCCTTTTGCCTGTAGAAGGTTATTCAACAAAAGCGGCCTTCGATATTGCGACACCTGTAGGCGATCAAAGTTACTATAAAATAGCCCTTAACTCTCAACGTTACTGGGGGTTGAGCGATTCAAATCTTTATTTGTTTAGGCTTAAAGGGCGTGTCGGCTATGGAGCTGGTTATGGCGATACAGACCAGTTACCTTTCTTTGAGAACTATTTCGCAGGTGGCGCTAGAACAGTACGCGGTTTTAGCTCATCTTCACTAGGGCCTCAGAACTCTTATGACGATGATACTGATCCGTCGGCAATCGGAGGAAACATACTTCTAGCAGGGACGGCAGAATATATCTTCCCTATGCCAATGGTAGAAGATCATAAATCGGTACGTACGTCGCTGTTTATTGATGCAGGTAATGTCTTTACAGACTATTGTTATTCTGGCAATACTACCTGTGAAGAAGGCGTTGATATGTCTGAAATTCGTTTTAGTTTTGGCTTTAACTGGACTTGGATAACACCTATTGCGCCGCTGTCGTTTAACTTGGCGAAAGCGTTGAACTCTAAAACAGGTGACTCCACGGACTTCTTTCAGTTCCAGCTGGGCACTACATTCTAA
- a CDS encoding OmpH family outer membrane protein has protein sequence MKFFVFALFSILAINTASATEVAVVDMRAALLQSNAGQEASKAPRSQIQAMEARLNQEKKSVNELIDAYKRDELTLSQELSTQRKKDISTAQSKVRNMEAQMQRKAQSLEQAVIKSLLPKGEAALKSLIEEKKLDLVLNRQVTIFAAQSVDITAQLVEVLNKGE, from the coding sequence GTGAAATTTTTTGTATTTGCGTTATTTAGTATATTGGCTATTAATACGGCGTCAGCAACGGAAGTCGCTGTTGTAGATATGAGAGCTGCTTTATTACAGAGTAACGCTGGTCAGGAAGCCTCTAAAGCACCCAGATCTCAGATTCAGGCAATGGAAGCAAGATTGAATCAAGAAAAAAAATCTGTCAACGAACTGATTGATGCATATAAGCGAGATGAATTAACCTTGTCTCAAGAGCTGTCTACTCAGCGCAAGAAAGATATTTCAACCGCTCAATCTAAAGTGCGTAACATGGAAGCTCAGATGCAGCGAAAGGCTCAAAGCCTAGAGCAAGCGGTTATAAAGTCGTTACTTCCAAAAGGTGAGGCAGCCTTAAAATCTCTTATCGAAGAGAAAAAACTGGATTTAGTATTGAATCGCCAGGTCACTATCTTCGCAGCACAATCGGTTGATATAACGGCGCAATTAGTTGAAGTTCTTAATAAGGGCGAGTAA
- the lpxD gene encoding UDP-3-O-(3-hydroxymyristoyl)glucosamine N-acyltransferase, which yields MSYRLGELAELVCGEVVGDPNYLIHSLSTLEAASSGQLSFLANPKYANKLNSTKAGAVLVKDAFLATNLDNAIVVGSPYLALATLTKKFEGDVSTFSTSDLNTVSKEAVIADSAVIGEGCVIEPNVVVGEHAVIKNNCYLGAGTVVSRNVSIGEGTHTYPNVTFYHGVKVGKHCIIHSGVVIGSDGFGFAPSKEGWVKFHQLGSVIIKDNVEIGANTTIDRGALENTEIGHGVKIDNQVQIAHNVVIGDNSAIAGCAAVAGSTSIGKNCTIAGGVGIIGHLTITDNVHVTAMTLVSKSILKSGSYSSGTGVDSTDKWRRSAARFRRIDDMAKQISELEKQVKKLLTEG from the coding sequence ATGAGTTATCGCTTAGGCGAGTTAGCAGAATTGGTATGTGGAGAGGTAGTCGGTGATCCCAACTACCTTATCCATTCTCTGAGCACGTTAGAAGCTGCATCGTCAGGTCAACTTAGCTTTTTAGCTAACCCTAAATATGCAAATAAGCTGAATTCCACAAAAGCGGGTGCAGTGCTAGTCAAAGATGCCTTCCTCGCTACTAACCTAGATAATGCGATTGTCGTTGGTAGCCCCTACCTCGCTTTAGCGACTCTGACAAAAAAGTTTGAAGGCGATGTTTCGACGTTTTCGACATCCGATCTAAATACTGTGAGTAAAGAGGCTGTCATCGCTGATTCCGCTGTTATAGGTGAAGGATGTGTGATCGAGCCAAATGTCGTAGTGGGCGAGCATGCGGTTATTAAAAATAATTGTTATCTCGGAGCTGGGACGGTCGTATCAAGAAACGTATCTATTGGTGAAGGCACTCATACTTATCCTAATGTGACTTTCTATCACGGTGTGAAAGTTGGTAAACACTGTATTATTCATAGTGGAGTCGTTATTGGTTCCGATGGCTTTGGCTTCGCCCCGTCAAAGGAAGGGTGGGTTAAGTTTCATCAACTGGGTAGTGTTATAATCAAAGACAATGTAGAGATTGGCGCAAATACGACGATTGACCGCGGAGCATTGGAAAACACTGAGATTGGGCACGGCGTGAAAATTGATAACCAAGTTCAAATTGCTCACAACGTGGTAATTGGGGATAATAGTGCTATTGCAGGCTGTGCCGCAGTCGCTGGAAGTACTTCGATAGGTAAAAATTGTACGATCGCTGGAGGCGTAGGCATTATCGGTCATCTTACAATAACAGATAATGTACATGTCACTGCGATGACATTAGTAAGTAAATCAATTCTTAAATCTGGCTCTTATTCATCAGGTACTGGGGTCGACTCCACCGATAAGTGGCGTCGTTCTGCCGCTAGATTTAGACGAATTGACGACATGGCCAAGCAGATTTCTGAATTGGAAAAACAAGTAAAAAAGCTTTTGACAGAAGGTTAA
- the fabZ gene encoding 3-hydroxyacyl-ACP dehydratase FabZ: MMDVNEIRRYLPHRYPFLLVDRVTELNLNDSIVAYKNVTVNEPFFNGHFPDHPVMPGVLIIEAMAQAAGVLGFKTMDKTPEDGSIYYFVGADNTRFKRPVVPGDRLQLEAKIVTERRGIWKFECKATVEGELACSATILCADRKR; this comes from the coding sequence ATGATGGATGTGAATGAAATTCGCCGATATTTGCCTCACCGCTACCCGTTCTTGTTGGTAGACCGAGTAACAGAATTGAATCTAAATGATTCAATTGTTGCCTATAAAAATGTAACGGTGAACGAGCCTTTCTTTAATGGCCATTTCCCTGATCATCCTGTTATGCCTGGTGTATTGATCATTGAGGCAATGGCACAGGCAGCTGGTGTGTTAGGTTTCAAAACAATGGATAAAACGCCAGAAGACGGTTCTATTTATTACTTTGTTGGGGCTGATAACACTCGTTTCAAAAGGCCTGTAGTGCCTGGAGACCGTCTCCAACTAGAAGCGAAAATCGTGACAGAGCGCCGTGGAATCTGGAAGTTCGAATGTAAGGCAACGGTCGAAGGTGAGCTAGCATGTTCAGCGACAATTTTGTGTGCTGATAGGAAACGATAG
- the lpxA gene encoding acyl-ACP--UDP-N-acetylglucosamine O-acyltransferase yields the protein MSIHPTAIVDSKAEIDSTVEIGPFCIIGPDVTIDAGTEVKSHVVINGHTMIGKDNEIYQFASVGEANQDKKYKGEPTRLEIGDRNVIRENATIHRGTVQDNGVTTIGHGNLFMASTHVGHDCIVGDNNILANYAALAGHVFVGDSVILGGYTGIHQFCQVNSYSMCGMGSMVTKDVPRYVMVSGNPCKAHGMNFEGMRRRGVPADVIKALRHVYKIVYKKGLTHEQALSDIQNSVFFEIPEVMAFVDSIKASNRGIVR from the coding sequence GTGTCGATACACCCTACTGCGATTGTTGATAGTAAAGCTGAAATTGACTCAACTGTCGAGATTGGGCCGTTTTGTATTATTGGTCCCGATGTAACGATAGATGCAGGAACAGAGGTTAAATCTCATGTGGTTATTAATGGCCACACGATGATCGGTAAAGATAATGAAATTTATCAGTTCGCTTCGGTAGGAGAAGCGAATCAAGATAAAAAATACAAAGGTGAACCTACTCGACTGGAGATCGGGGATCGCAATGTCATTCGAGAGAATGCAACGATTCATCGTGGAACGGTTCAGGATAACGGCGTCACGACGATAGGTCATGGCAACTTATTCATGGCAAGTACTCATGTTGGGCATGACTGCATTGTTGGCGACAATAATATACTCGCTAATTATGCAGCGCTAGCGGGCCATGTTTTTGTTGGTGATTCTGTTATTCTTGGTGGATATACTGGTATACATCAATTTTGTCAGGTTAACTCGTACAGTATGTGTGGTATGGGGTCGATGGTGACCAAAGATGTCCCTAGGTACGTTATGGTTTCAGGAAACCCATGCAAAGCTCACGGTATGAACTTCGAGGGAATGCGTCGACGAGGAGTGCCTGCTGACGTGATTAAAGCGTTAAGGCATGTCTATAAAATTGTATATAAAAAGGGCTTAACGCATGAGCAAGCCTTATCTGATATTCAAAACAGTGTGTTTTTTGAGATCCCTGAAGTAATGGCGTTTGTTGATTCGATTAAAGCCTCAAATAGAGGCATCGTTAGATAA